The following are encoded together in the Acanthochromis polyacanthus isolate Apoly-LR-REF ecotype Palm Island chromosome 14, KAUST_Apoly_ChrSc, whole genome shotgun sequence genome:
- the LOC110952349 gene encoding lanC-like protein 3, which translates to MSNQSVAPLPSLATLSIELRPALSSGGPRRFCSVSASVMENTRCFANRFSDYKGALLPGQGGEAAVPAVVATVDKILKKVPTDISDCDGGLYDGPAGVAYMLYHVSECPLFSEHREVYLKTAKQIIDVSVRYVDAEPDKNMRAAFLLGGAGIYAVAALIYKSLGLADFVKPLTKFRNLWEVCAPINFLECGSDELFVGRAGYLCAALVLKQKLGIEILSKDQIKSICQAIIESGKQYARRKRKPFPLMYSYYGTEYLGAAHGLSSVLQMLLSYQDMLSGAEKDLVWQSVDFLMNQEQNCNWPAELGAIIERENELVHWCHGAPGVAYLFAKAYLINKKPQYLDTCIRSGELVWQKGLLKKGPGICHGVAGSAYVFLLLYRLTGNSKYIYRAQRFAEFLFTEEFKAGSHSVTSVYSLFEGLSGTVCFLVDLLQPDQSEFPLFSVFV; encoded by the exons ATGAGCAATCAAAGTGTTGCTCCTCTCCCATCCTTGGCTACCTTGAGCATCGAGCTCAGACCTGCGTTATCTAGTGGCGGACCCCGACGTTTCTGCTCCGTGTCTGCATCGGTGATGGAAAACACCCGCTGCTTTGCCAACCGCTTCTCCGACTACAAAGGTGCGCTGCTTCCGGGCCAGGGAGGAGAGGCCGCGGTGCCCGCCGTCGTCGCCACCGTGGACAAAATCCTCAAAAAGGTCCCCACCGACATCAGCGACTGCGACGGAGGGCTGTACGACGGGCCGGCCGGGGTGGCTTACATGCTGTACCACGTCAGCGAGTGCCCGCTGTTCTCCGAGCACCGGGAGGTCTACCTGAAGACGGCCAAGCAGATCATCGACGTGTCGGTCCGGTACGTGGACGCGGAGCCGGACAAGAACATGCGCGCCGCCTTCCTGCTCGGCGGGGCGGGCATCTACGCGGTGGCCGCTCTCATCTACAAATCCCTGGGCTTGGCTGATTTCGTTAAGCCGCTGACCAAATTTCGTAACCTGTGGGAGGTGTGTGCGCCCATCAATTTCCTGGAGTGCGGCTCGGACGAGCTGTTCGTGGGGCGGGCTGGGTACCTGTGCGCAGCGCTGGTCCTCAAGCAGAAGCTGGGGATAGAG ATTCTGAGCAAAGATCAAATCAAATCCATTTGCCAGGCCATCATTGAGTCAGGAAAGCAGTACGCCAGGAGGAAGAGAAAGCCTTTCCCTCTCATGTATTCATACTACGGAACAGAGTACCTTG GTGCAGCCCACGGCCTGTCGTCAGTGCTGCAGATGCTGCTGAGCTACCAGGACATGCTCAGCGGGGCAGAGAAGGACCTGGTGTGGCAGAGCGTCGACTTCCTCATGAATCAGGAGCAGAACTGTAACTGGCCTGCAGAGCTGGGAGCCATCATCGAGAGAGAGAACGAGCTGGTGCACTGGTGCCACGGAGCCCCCG GTGTGGCTTATCTTTTCGCAAAAGCCTATCTGATCAATAAGAAGCCTCAGTATCTGGACACATGCATCCGCAGCGGGGAGCTCGTGTGGCAGAAAGGGCTGCTGAAGAAAGGACCGGGGATTTGTCACGGAGTTGCTGGTAGCGCTTACGTCTTCCTCCTGCTTTATCGGCTCACAGGGAACTCCAAATACATCTACCGTGCTCAAAG GTTTGCAGAGTTCCTCTTCACAGAGGAATTTAAAGCAGGCTCACACTCAGTCACCAGCGTCTACAGTCTGTTTGAAGGCCTGTCGGGGACTGTTTGTTTCCTGGTCGACCTCCTGCAGCCGGACCAGTCAGAGTTCCCTCTGTTCAGTGTCTTTGTGTGA
- the xk gene encoding membrane transport protein XK, with amino-acid sequence MRLPSSIFVSVSLFTAETTAALYLSSTYRSAGDQIWQGLTLLFTLVPSVLVQLTLTFIHRDLSRDRPLILLLHILQLGPIVRCLEAFCIYGSVGRVEEPYVSITRKKQMPRGGQSEEVERQVGQAEGKLFTHRAAFARTSVIQAFLGSAPQLTLQLYICVLQQGVSIGRGTLMVISLLSIVYGALRCNILAIKIKYDDYEVDVRPMAYLCIFLWRSFEIATRVVVLVLFSSVLQLWVLPVVLLNFLVFFLYPWILFWQSHSPFPENIEKTLTRVGTTIVLCLLTFLYAGINMFCWSAVQVKLNDPDLINKSQNWYRMAVYYMLRFVENASLLLLWYIYKTDFYNFICAPLLVLQLLVAYAIAIFFMLVFYQFCHPCRRLFSSSMTQGLWNCSSLLCLMCTSASPQSRPMGKTVLEPPSPSTHKEPPNERAHDSASNSTDDMPNDTTYDMLNDTVYDIPTETDNTGGGINGDVSHNVSCNA; translated from the exons ATGCGACTCCCCAGTTCCATCTTTGTGTCGGTGTCTCTGTTCACGGCCGAGACCACGGCAGCTCTGTACCTCAGCTCCACGTATCGCTCCGCGGGAGACCAGATCTGGCAGGGACTCACGCTGCTCTTCACCCTCGTACCGTCCGTCCTGGTGCAGCTGACCCTCACGTTCATCCACCGGGACCTGAGCAGAGACAGACCGCTCATCCTGCTGCTGCACATCCTGCAGCTCGGTCCCATCGTCAG GTGTCTGGAGGCGTTCTGCATCTACGGCAGCGTGGGCCGCGTGGAGGAGCCTTATGTCAGCATCACCAGGAAGAAGCAGATGCCCCGCGGGGGGCAGTCTGAGGAGGTGGAGCGGCAGGTGGGGCAGGCGGAGGGCAAGCTGTTTACACACCGAGCAGCCTTCGCCCGCACCTCCGTCATTCAGGCCTTCCTGGGTTCGGCCCCCCAGCTCACCCTGCAGCTCTACATCTGCGTCCTGCAGCAGGGGGTGTCCATCGGGAGAG GCACTCTGATGGTGATCTCCCTGCTGTCCATCGTGTACGGAGCTCTGCGCTGCAACATCTTGGCCATTAAGATCAAATACGACGACTACGAGGTGGACGTCCGGCCGATGGCTTATCTGTGCATCTTCCTGTGGAGGAGCTTTGAGATCGCCACCCGCGTCgttgttctggttctgttcagcTCTGTGCTACAGCTCTGGGTCCTGCCTGTGGTTCTGCTGAACTTCCTGGTGTTCTTCCTCTACCCCTGGATCCTGTTCTGGCAGAGCCACTCGCCGTTCCCCGAGAACATCGAAAAGACTCTGACCCGGGTGGGGACCACCATCGTGCTCTGCCTGCTCACCTTCCTGTACGCAGGAATCAACATGTTCTGCTGGTCGGCCGTGCAGGTGAAGCTCAACGACCCGGACCTCATCAATAAGTCCCAGAACTGGTACCGCATGGCCGTGTACTACATGCTGCGCTTTGTGGAGAATGCCTCGCTGCTCCTTCTGTGGTACATCTACAAAACGGACTTCTACAACTTCATCTGCGCCCCGCTGCTGGTGCTACAGTTGCTGGTCGCGTACGCCATCGCCATCTTCTTCATGCTGGTCTTCTACCAGTTCTGCCATCCGTGTCGGAGGCTCTTCTCCTCCAGCATGACCCAGGGCCTCTGGAACTGCTCCTCCCTACTCTGCCTGATGTGCACCTCTGCTTCCCCGCAGAGCCGGCCGATGGGAAAGACTGTCCTGGAGCCTCCGAGCCCTTCGACGCACAAAGAGCCTCCCAACGAACGTGCCCACGACTCGGCCAGCAACTCCACAGACGACATGCCTAACGACACGACGTACGACATGCTCAATGACACGGTCTACGACATTCCTACTGAGACAGACAATACAGGAGGTGGAATCAATGGTGACGTTAGCCACAATGTATCCTGCAACGCTTAA
- the dynlt3 gene encoding dynein light chain Tctex-type 3, with protein MEEYNSGDEVLFNADEASISVKECIEGVIGGTDYNQSKVNQWTASVVEHSLTHLVKQGRPFKYIVNCTIMQKSGAGLHTANSCYWDTATDGSCTVRWENRTMYCVVSVFAVAVAL; from the exons ATGGAGGAGTACAACTCTGGAGACGAG GTCCTCTTCAACGCAGATGAGGCCAGTATCTCAGTTAAAGAG tGCATCGAAGGTGTGATCGGTGGAACGGACTACAACCAGAGCAAAGTGAACCAGTGGACGGCCAGCGTCGTGGAGCATTCACTGACTCACCTGGTGAAACAAGGACGGCCATTCAAATACATAG TGAACTGTACGATCATGCAGAAAAGCGGTGCTGGACTCCACACAGCCAACTCCTGCTACTGGGACACTGCTACTGACG GAAGCTGCACTGTCCGGTGGGAGAATCGCACCATGTACTGTGTGGTCAGTGTGTTTGCTGTAGCTGTGGCGCTGTGA
- the eaf2 gene encoding ELL-associated factor 2 has translation MNGTAYSNFDNQEHVLKLGETFEKHPKSAYHTVRYDFKPASIDTSCEGELEVGKGEQVTITLPNLEGSSAPVTVFKGSKRPYMKECILIVNHDTGEYRLEKLNSNIAVKKTRAEGSSKIYSRLEQQTSRLSQQMRTSSGGSSKTSTSSKSSPPKEKTSPVSPMDDIERELMAEARVMDQMSSGDSSSDSNSSSSSSSDSSSSDSEDEQTPAPPSAPINPSMPIITTSHQEAGGLMNTLKSDLQLSESGSESD, from the exons ATGAACGGGACAGCATACTCCAACTTTGACAACCAAGAACATGTACTGAAGCTGGGGGAGACGTTTGAGAAACACCCCAAAAGTGCCTACCACACAGTGCGAT ATGATTTCAAACCAGCATCCATTGATACGAGCTGTGAAGGGGAGCTTGAAGTGGGCAAAGGAGAGCAAGTTACGATTACTTTACCCAATTTAGAG GGTTCCAGTGCTCCAGTCACCGTCTTCAAGGGATCCAAGAGGCCTTACATGAAGGAGTGCATCCTCATCGTGAACCATGATACTGGAGAGTACAGACTGGAAAAGCTCAACAGCAATATAGCTGTGAAGAAAACCAG AGCCGAGGGCAGCAGTAAGATTTATTCTCGCCTGGAGCAGCAGACCAGTCGCCTGAGCCAGCAGATGAGGACCAGCAGCGGCGGCAGTAGCAAGACCTCCACCAGCTCCAAGAGCTCCCCTCCCAAGGAGAAAACCTCCCCAGTATCCCCCATGGACGACATAGAGAGAG AGTTGATGGCCGAGGCCCGGGTCATGGACCAGATGAGCAGCGGCGACAGCTCCTCAGACTCCAACAGCTCGTCGTCCTCCAGCAGTGACAGCTCCAGCAGCGATTCAGAAGACGAGCAGACTCCTGCTCCTCCATCTGCACCGATCAACCCCAGCATGCCCATCATCACCACCAGCCACCAGGAGGCTGGAGGACTCATGAACACCCTCA AGAGTGACCTCCAGCTGAGTGAGTCCGGCAGTGAAAGCGACTGA